The following coding sequences lie in one Apium graveolens cultivar Ventura chromosome 1, ASM990537v1, whole genome shotgun sequence genomic window:
- the LOC141664769 gene encoding putative protein phosphatase 2C 73 encodes MEHFSTMFSGLAKSLKKVKGSGNCGGRGAVETMVKEAKKNDLILRSSGTLNVDGSNNFAAISSKRGNKGVNQDCCIVWEAFGCQVEMMFCGIFDGHGPWGHFVAKRVRELMPVSLLCNWQEAVVEASLDTELDLDFDKRFNLWKDAFLKACASVDRELEHYRKIDSFYSGTTGLTIVRQGDLLVVANVGDSRAVLATTSDDGSLIPVQLTLDFKPNIPQEAERIVQCNGRVFCLDDEPGVHRVWLPNEESPGLAMSRAFGDYCLKDFGLISVPEVTRRQITVRDQFIVLASDGVWDVISNEEAIAIVSSAPDREKSTKRLVECAVRAWKLKRRGIATDDISAICLFLQNHTLSHNVHPVITPI; translated from the exons ATGGAGCATTTTTCAACCATGTTTAGTGGACTAGCAAAGTCACTTAAGAAAGTGAAGGGTTCAGGGAATTGTGGTGGTAGAGGGGCAGTAGAAACCATGGTGAAGGAAGCCAAGAAGAATGATCTTATATTGAGGTCTTCGGGAACGCTGAATGTTGATGGATCAAACAATTTTGCTGCAATTTCTTCGAAAAGAGGCAACAAAGGAGTGAACCAAGATTGTTGCATTGTGTGGGAG GCATTTGGATGCCAAGTAGAAATGATGTTTTGTGGGATATTCGATGGACATGGTCCGTGGGGGCATTTTGTTGCGAAGAGGGTTAGAGAACTAATGCCAGTGTCTTTGTTGTGCAATTGGCAAGAGGCAGTTGTAGAAGCCTCACTTGACACTGAACTTGATCTGGACTTTGACAAACGATTTaatctatggaaggatgcattctTGAAGGCTTGTGCTTCAGTTGACCGTGAGCTGGAGCATTATCGTAAAATTGATTCTTTCTACAGCGGCACCACTGGTTTGACAATTGTTAGACAG GGTGACCTTCTAGTAGTAGCAAATGTTGGGGACTCTCGTGCTGTATTAGCTACAACCTCTGATGACGGCAGTTTGATACCAGTTCAGCTTACTCTTGATTTTAAGCCTAATATACCTC AGGAGGCAGAGCGCATAGTTCAGTGCAATGGTCGAGTTTTCTGTTTAGATGATGAACCTGGCGTTCACCGAGTGTGGCTGCCGAATGAAGAATCACCAGGACTCGCCATGTCTAGAGCTTTTGGTGACTATTGCTTAAAAGATTTTGGACTAATTTCTGTGCCTGAAGTGACTCGAAGACAGATAACTGTCAGAGACCAGTTCATTGTGCTTGCAAGCGACGGG GTTTGGGATGTGATCTCCAACGAAGAAGCGATTGCAATTGTGTCGTCAGCACCAGACAGAGAGAAGTCTACTAAGCGATTGGTTGAATGTGCTGTTCGTGCATGGAAGCTAAAGAGACGAGGCATAGCAACAGATGATATTTCAGCTATTTGTCTATTTCTTCAGAATCATACATTATCGCATAATGTCCACCCTGTAATTACTCCTATATAG